A stretch of DNA from Cerasicoccus sp. TK19100:
TCGTCGGGCTTGTCGGAGAAGGGCACCTCGAACCAGTTGACGCCGGCGTTGGCGATGATCTGCTCATTGACCATGCGCTCGATCTGGGCGAGCTCGTCCGGCGTGATTGCGGCGTGGTGGCGGAAGTCGAAGCGCAGGTGGTCGGGCGCGACAAGCGAGCCCGCCTGCTGCACATGGTCGCCCAGCGTTTCGCGCAGGGCCCAGTTGAGCATGTGCGTGGCGCTGTGGTGGCGCTGAATCTTGCGGCGGCGGGCAACGTCCACATCCATGGTGACGTGGCTGCCGACCTTCTCCTCATAATTGCCCTTGGCGACTTGATGTAGGTGGTGGCCAACGCCGTCGGTGATGGTGTCGGTCACGGCGACCTTGGTGCCATCGGCAAAGGTAATGGTGCCGGTGTCGCCCTTTTGACCGCCCATCTCGGCGTAGAACGGGCTCTGCGCGGTGACGAGGAAGTCTGAGTCGTCGCCGCTGAAGGTGCCGACCAGCTCGGTGGTGAAGCCGGTCAGGTCATTCAGGTCAAAGCCGGCAAACTGCGTGCTGTGGAGCTTTTCGTCCTGGTCGACGACGCTGACGATGGTCTTGACCTGGGCCTTGCGCGCGCGATCGCGCTGCTTTTCCATCTCGGCCTCGAAGCCGACAAGGTCGATCACGAGGTTACGCTCGCGGGCGAGTAGCTCGGTCAGGTCGAGCGGGAAACCGTAGGTGTCGTAAAGCTCGAACGCCTCGGTGCCGTAGATGACGCCGTTGGACGGGCCTTCGTAGAGGCGCTTGATCTCGGCAAGGTCGCTGTGGCCGTAGCGTTCGGCGTAAATGGCGTCCACATCACCGTCTTCCCCGGCTTCTTTTTGGATGTCGGCAATGATGCCCTCGAAGTGTTCGAGATCGCGGACCAGGGCGCGGTCGTTGATGCGGTCAAAGAGCTGGAGGCCGCGGTCGATGGTGCGGTCGAAGGATTTTTCCTCACCGGCGATGACCTCGCGAATGACGTCGCGGCGTTTCTCCAGTTCGGGGAAGAAGGGGCCCATCTTGTCGACGAGCGGGTCGACGAGCTTGGTGAAGAAGCCGGGCTTGAGGTCCAGACGGCGTCCAAACATCACCGCGCGGCGCAGGATGCGGCGCAGTGTGTAGTTGCGGTCGGCGTTGCCGGGCAGAATGCCATCGGCGATCGAGAAGCTGAGCGTGCGGATGTGGTCGGCGAGCACGCGGAAGATGACGTCGTTCATCTCCTCGCCGGACAGGTCGTCACGGTTCTCCGGCATGGTGTAGCCGTAGCTGCGGCCGCTCATGTTGGAGATGTGCTTAAAGATGTCCAGGAACAGGTCGCTGTTGTAGTTGCTCGGCGGCTGCGAGTAGTCCGTAAAATTCTTGGTCGTGGCGATGATCCCGGCCACGCGCTCAAAGCCCATGCCGGTGTCGACGTGGCGCTGCTTCAGCGTCTTAAAGGAACCGTCGGCCTCGGCGTTGAACTGGATGAAGACGAGGTTCCAGATCTCGATGCAGTAGGGGCTGTCGGCGTTGACGAGCTTGCCCTGCGTGTCGCCGGCGGGCGTCAGGTCGATGTGGAGCTCCGAGCAGGGGCCGCAGGGGCCGGTGTCGCCCATCATCCAGAAGTTGTCCTTCTTGTTGCCGTTGAGGATGTGGACCTTGGGATCGAGGCCTTCCTTTTCGAAAATGGCGGCCCAGTGGTCGTAGGCTTCCTGGTCGAACTCGGCCGGATCGCCCTCGCCGGGCTGGTAAACGGTCGCGTAAAGGCGCTCCTTGGGCAGGCCCCAGACGTCGGTCAGCAGCTCCCAGGCCCAGGCGATGGCTTCGGCCTTGAAGTAGTCGTTAAACGACCAGTTGCCAAGCATCTCAAAGAAGGTGTGGTGGTAGGTGTCGAAGCCGACGTCCTCCAGGTCGTTGTGCTTACCACCGGCGCGGATGCACTTCTGGGTGTCGGCCGCGCGTGGCCAGGGGGCCGCTTGTTCGCCCAGGAAGTAGGGCACGAACTGGTTCATGCCCGCATTGGTGAACTGCAGGTTCGGGCTGCTCGGCATAAGCGATGCCGAGGGCACGATCTGGTGCTCCTTCGATTTGAAGAAATCGAGGAACGACTGGCGGAGTGCGGCGCTGTCCATCATCTGACTCATGGGAAAAGCGGAGACAATGTCAGGCGTTGGCGCGTGATTAAAGTCTAAAGATTGGGTGATTGTCGGGGGGTGTATCTGGAAATTAAGCCGAATGGCGGCAGGCTAGGGAGAGTGGCGGACTACGGGGTTGACCCTGGGTGCGACAGAATTATCAATATAAGTAGTTTACCCACCCCCTGATTCGCCATTTCCCTCACGCACGAACAAGTCTCCCAATTCTGCCGAGCTTCGGAAGCACTGCTGAAGCCGGACCTCGGCTTGGCCAATTATCCGGAGCGCGCCTATGCATTCATCGAGCAGTTGGCACCCTGCGAGTTTGTGGCGTTTGGCTCGCTGGATTTGGTCAATGGCAACCTGGAGATTGGTGCGAGTCGCGATGTGCCGGGATTTGCTGGAGCCATGGAAAACTTCGGCCAGTTGATGACCCAGTATGAGCTCTACAGCTGGGACCCAAGCATTAATGATGGGCAGCCCTTTACGCGCAGTGATTATTTTTCCCGTCGGCAGTTTCGGGACACGGACATCTACGCGGAGGTTTACCAGCCGCTGGGCATTGATGACCATTGTGCGGTGCACGTGAGTGGGACCGATAGCGAAGTCGCCTTTTTCGGCATCGAGCGTCACCGTGGGCCGGACTACTCGGACGACGAGCGTGATCTGCTGCAAATGGCGCAATCCATCCTCGGCAGTGCGCGCAACCTCGCCCGGGCGCGGGATCGCCAATCGGCCAGCGAGGCCAACCCGGCCGCCCTTTGCCGTGCGGGGCTTAGCCCCCGGGAGGCCGATGTGCTGGCACTCGTAGCCGATGGTAAAACAAACGACGAGATCGGGTTGATACTCGGGATTCAGTCGTCGACGGTTAAAGATTACCTCAAGCAGACTTTCCTCAAATCCGGCTGCCCCAACCGACTGGCCGCTACGATGTGGGCCCTGCGGATCACGCAGATAGACGCCTCCCGTCGGCAACGGGTGCTGCTGCCCAATGTCACGGTGCCGGTGGCCGGCCTGTAGCCCCTAGGCCAATCAGCCCCCTCCAAAAGTGGGATACCTCTACATTGCCTTATCGGGTAAGCTGGGAGCATGTTTAATGCTGCTCATCATCACCGCTACTCGGGCTTTGCCCAGGGCGTTCTCCTCCGGATATTTGTTTTGGTCGGTTTGCAGGCGACGGTATCTATCGCGGATGCGGCGGTCGTTATTAACGCCGCGGAAGTTGGCGGTGACGTAGTCTTCACGGGCTCGGGGACACTGGATACGACGGGCCTGACCAAAGACATCACCGGCGGCTATGCGAGTATCCTCGTACCTGCACAAGGTATCTTTGTCTCTACTACCGGGACCATGGATTTCTATTTCATCAATGGTCCGTTGGTGGCGTTTGGCTCGAGCCTTGGCACTGCCGCTAGCTCGCAGACGGGGGATTCCTTAGGGGTGCTCAATTCTGGGGGCCAAAACTACTTCTTAGTGCCGACGGGATATGGCGGCAGCGCACTGGCATTCTCTTCCACTTATAGTGGGCAGAATATGACCAGCCTTGGCCTGACCCCGGGCACTTACCAATGGACGCTCCCCAGTGACACCGTCACCTTAAACGTGGGCGCGGCCGTGGTGCCCGAGCCGACAACCTACATTGCGATGGCAGGCTTTGCGGGACTGGGTGTCTTCGTTTGGCGTCGCCGTAGCGCCAGGTCGAAGAAGGCGCAATAAACTTTGGCTACTACATACCTCCCCGCGGGGCGTCCTCCTTTGGTCGGGAGGGCGCCTCTTGCTTTACGCCAGGTCTTCCGTGGCCGACTGGTTGTCCGGGTGCAGGGCGAGGAGGCGTCGGGAGAGCAGGCGGTTTTCGATCTTGCGGCATAGGCTGTTGCTCTGCTCCAGGAAGATGGAAAACATGCGGTCGCCGATGAGGTCGTCGCCAGTCAGCTCCGTTAGCGCGAGGTGCTGGAGCTCGGTGGTTTTGCGATGCAGGGCGCGGAGCTCCTCGGTGCAGGTGGTGTCGTTGAGCTCTTTATCCAGCTCGAGCGTGCGGTTGACGAAAATATCCAGGCGCTCCTTTTGAATTTGCAGGCTTTCTTTGCGCTCTTCTTCGCGGAGCTGGCGGTAGCGCTGCCAGCCGAGCCAGAACAAGGCGATAAATGCCACGATCAGCTCCTTAGCGGCGGAAAGGGACTCGAGGAAGCTGGCCACGGTGTCGATGCCGGCGTAGGGCTGCAGGTAATTGTGGCTGGCCGGGTGCCAGTTGGGCGCAAGGCGTTCCTCGGCCTCGGTTTGGCTGAGTAATCCGGGGAACTCCCGCTGCAGGCGCTCGCCAAAGACGACATCCAGCGTGGCGTCGATCAGGGGCTTGGGCGCGCTGCGGAGGACGGCGAGCCGCGCGGTGCTGGAGAGGGTTTCCACTGGCACCGGCGGAATGCCCCGCATGCCGGAGTAAATGCCGCGCGGGATTTCGTTAACCGTGTAAAAGTTGTGGTCGAAGGCGATGGCGCGGGCGTCGTCAATGGGCAGCAGGCGATAGCCGCCGCTGTTCAACATTTGCCGCAGGCCGGGGCTGCTCATGCTGGTGATCTCGATGGCGGCCTCGACTTCGGGCAGGAGCGGCATCTCGTATGTCTCGCCCCACTGGGTGGACTCCGGCGAGGGCGTGATCCCGTAGTGCTCGAAGATGACCTCCGCATGCGCGTGGTCGGCGGAGCCCGGCGGCCCGTAGATGATGTGTTTGCCGTTTAGGTCGGTGATGCGGCGGACATTCGAGGTCGTGGCGGACAATGACATGGACGAATTCATCGTAAACCGGTGCCACGACCGCCATCTGCGCGGTGAGCAAGGTGTCCGCCGAGACCATGGCCAAGTCGACCTTACCGCTGGCGAGCAGCTCGCGGTTGGCGATGGAGCCGTCGGTGTAAATGACCTCCACCTCGGCCCCGGTCGCAGCGCGGAGCTCTTCAGCGATCATCTGAGTCAACTGGTTAAAGGAGCCCCCGCGAATACCGCCGGCAATGGTGACCTTGTCCGGCATGCGCTCCCGCGTCCCGAACCAGACGGCGAGGGAGAGGATCAGCAGGGCCAGCATCAGCAGCGCAATGCTTCGGCGGACCGTGGCGGTTTTAATTTTACTCACGTAGCGGCGTTGTTGGGGTGTATCACAATGGGTCGTGGCGGAAATGTCGAGCCCGGCCTTGCCAGCGCGCCGCTGGGCCACCAAGTTGGGCGCATGCAGGCGGGATCTCTACCTCTGACTCTGGCCCCCGGATGGAAGAACGTTCCACCGCAGGCCACCGGGCGACACTTGGTCTGGAAAAAAGACCGCCGATGGCGCGCCTCGGACACGGATTTCAACAACCCCGGCGACCTCGGCCCATGCAGCCCGATCGACTGCCCCGTGGCCTACGACCCGACCCGCGAGCTCATTTACCGCTACCACTGCGCCCAGTGGGGCGATCGCCGCGACGCCAGCGAGCTGCGCCAAATCCGCGCCGATGGCAGTGGCGACGACAGGCTCTTTGGCTTGGGTCTGAATAAGTGGGCGCTGTGGCTGTGCCGGTTTTTGCCGGACCGGGATGCCCTGGCGGCCCTCGTTGCCACCGAGATGCCGAGCAAGGCCGACGGCACGGTCGTGATCCAACACCAGCTGGCGTGGTTCGATGTCGCCAAAAAACAGTCCCTGCTGGTGAATTTGCCCCGCGACTGCTTTTACCCGCTGGACCTTCACCCCGGCGCGAAGCGGGTCCTTTTTCATGGGGCGGAGGGCTACCAGGTCGTCGATTTCTCCGGCCGGCGGTTGTATCGCCTTGGGCCCAAAGGCCTGCCCGAGGGGCGCGGCGGCAGCTTTAACCCCAACAACCCGGACGAGCTGGTCCTCGGTGGCGGGGGCATCATGCTGGTCCGCCGCGACGCCACCTTCATCCGCCTGCGCGACCGCGGCGTGAACCCCGTCTGGTCGCCCGATGGGCAGGATTTGTTCTTCGCCGAGAGCAGCAGCGATCTCTGGCACCGTGCGGCGGATGGCTCCATCGAGCGCTTGCTCTCAGTCGCCGGCAACCGCTATTCCGAGGTAAATCGCGCGCGCCCGGTGCAGATTACCCGTGATGGGCGATACCTGGCGCTCGCGATCACGCGTCGTGTTCGTCGACAGGCCGTCGAAGGGGCCTACACTCAGGGCGAATCCAGCGGCTGGGCCGAAATACCGGCCGTCTGCATTCTTGATTTGGTCGAGAAAATCGCCTGGCAAACCTCTGCGAATGGCCCGGTTTGCTGGCTGGAGTAAAAAATATGGAATAATTTTCTCCGTTAACGTCTCTTTAATGAGTCACGTGATATTAACTCTCTCGTAACCAAGAGGATGATCTAAGCCTGAGTCCGTTAGGTTATGAGTCTTAATGTCATACGAGTTCCTAAAAAAAAAGTTGCGCTCAAACCTATTTGAGCACATGCTTCGATCAAAATCCACTTACCTGGCCTCACACATCTCCTTAAACTTGTCATGAAACTACTTTCCAAACTTTCCATCATTGCAGGTGCTGCCGCACTCGCGACCCCGATGCTCACCGCCCAAACGACCGAGGTCGCCACCATCCCGGTAGGTGTTGTGGAGATGACGATTCCCGCAGGGAACACGGTTGTTGCTCCAATTTTTGTCAATGCCAATGACTTTCAAGGGAATTCAACTTCACTAGTAGAAGGATCTGGTGTTACGACAGTGAACTTTGGTTCTTCCGTGTTTACTGCTGGTTCATTTAACGAAGGTGATTTTCCCGCATACTACCTAGAGGTTGT
This window harbors:
- the alaS gene encoding alanine--tRNA ligase, producing MMDSAALRQSFLDFFKSKEHQIVPSASLMPSSPNLQFTNAGMNQFVPYFLGEQAAPWPRAADTQKCIRAGGKHNDLEDVGFDTYHHTFFEMLGNWSFNDYFKAEAIAWAWELLTDVWGLPKERLYATVYQPGEGDPAEFDQEAYDHWAAIFEKEGLDPKVHILNGNKKDNFWMMGDTGPCGPCSELHIDLTPAGDTQGKLVNADSPYCIEIWNLVFIQFNAEADGSFKTLKQRHVDTGMGFERVAGIIATTKNFTDYSQPPSNYNSDLFLDIFKHISNMSGRSYGYTMPENRDDLSGEEMNDVIFRVLADHIRTLSFSIADGILPGNADRNYTLRRILRRAVMFGRRLDLKPGFFTKLVDPLVDKMGPFFPELEKRRDVIREVIAGEEKSFDRTIDRGLQLFDRINDRALVRDLEHFEGIIADIQKEAGEDGDVDAIYAERYGHSDLAEIKRLYEGPSNGVIYGTEAFELYDTYGFPLDLTELLARERNLVIDLVGFEAEMEKQRDRARKAQVKTIVSVVDQDEKLHSTQFAGFDLNDLTGFTTELVGTFSGDDSDFLVTAQSPFYAEMGGQKGDTGTITFADGTKVAVTDTITDGVGHHLHQVAKGNYEEKVGSHVTMDVDVARRRKIQRHHSATHMLNWALRETLGDHVQQAGSLVAPDHLRFDFRHHAAITPDELAQIERMVNEQIIANAGVNWFEVPFSDKPDDVVAVFGEKYGSVVRVVDIGGYSKELCGGAHVRATGELGLFKIKHESAIAAGTRRIEAVCGESAFELATQNFAELHHMANKLSCKPAEIEERLEKLLNQNKDLEKQLRAMEQKQAAAQGGNLIDTAVEKDGLKWLAGKVSVANPNDMRGLGVDLQKKLGPSVVILGGVFGPKVTVLALCSPEAIAAGHKAGDIIRDLTAKLGGKGGGKPDFAMGGGSDASALDGALKEVVA
- a CDS encoding helix-turn-helix transcriptional regulator; translated protein: MANYPERAYAFIEQLAPCEFVAFGSLDLVNGNLEIGASRDVPGFAGAMENFGQLMTQYELYSWDPSINDGQPFTRSDYFSRRQFRDTDIYAEVYQPLGIDDHCAVHVSGTDSEVAFFGIERHRGPDYSDDERDLLQMAQSILGSARNLARARDRQSASEANPAALCRAGLSPREADVLALVADGKTNDEIGLILGIQSSTVKDYLKQTFLKSGCPNRLAATMWALRITQIDASRRQRVLLPNVTVPVAGL
- a CDS encoding PEP-CTERM sorting domain-containing protein codes for the protein MFNAAHHHRYSGFAQGVLLRIFVLVGLQATVSIADAAVVINAAEVGGDVVFTGSGTLDTTGLTKDITGGYASILVPAQGIFVSTTGTMDFYFINGPLVAFGSSLGTAASSQTGDSLGVLNSGGQNYFLVPTGYGGSALAFSSTYSGQNMTSLGLTPGTYQWTLPSDTVTLNVGAAVVPEPTTYIAMAGFAGLGVFVWRRRSARSKKAQ
- a CDS encoding TAXI family TRAP transporter solute-binding subunit encodes the protein MSLSATTSNVRRITDLNGKHIIYGPPGSADHAHAEVIFEHYGITPSPESTQWGETYEMPLLPEVEAAIEITSMSSPGLRQMLNSGGYRLLPIDDARAIAFDHNFYTVNEIPRGIYSGMRGIPPVPVETLSSTARLAVLRSAPKPLIDATLDVVFGERLQREFPGLLSQTEAEERLAPNWHPASHNYLQPYAGIDTVASFLESLSAAKELIVAFIALFWLGWQRYRQLREEERKESLQIQKERLDIFVNRTLELDKELNDTTCTEELRALHRKTTELQHLALTELTGDDLIGDRMFSIFLEQSNSLCRKIENRLLSRRLLALHPDNQSATEDLA